Proteins from a genomic interval of Pseudomonas sp. RC10:
- a CDS encoding isocitrate lyase/phosphoenolpyruvate mutase family protein, with protein MPASAKTFRDLHHQSTVLRLPNAWDAVSALLFESLGAKAIATTSAGVAWAQGYADGRVFPLEAAIQAAANIARVVKVPLSVDFEHGYSDDPKTVAENVRRVLEVGAVGINIEDGPDAPDLLARKIEAIKSMASNHGLDVFINARTDVYLANLVADDQKVEETLKRGQLYEKAGADGLFVAAVVDVDAIKRIVQGVNLPINVLARPGLPDAEGLAKLGVHRLSAGSSVAITVLSLAEQLGRDFLGEGRSEPVTHSTLNYPQIQAWFE; from the coding sequence ATGCCTGCCTCTGCCAAGACGTTCCGTGACCTGCACCACCAATCCACCGTGCTGCGCCTGCCCAATGCCTGGGACGCCGTGAGTGCGCTGCTGTTCGAAAGCCTCGGCGCCAAAGCCATCGCCACCACCAGCGCGGGCGTGGCCTGGGCACAGGGGTATGCCGATGGGCGTGTGTTTCCGCTGGAGGCAGCCATCCAGGCCGCCGCCAACATCGCGCGGGTGGTCAAGGTGCCGCTGTCGGTGGATTTCGAGCACGGCTATTCGGACGATCCAAAGACGGTCGCTGAAAACGTCAGGCGCGTGCTGGAAGTCGGGGCTGTGGGCATCAACATTGAAGACGGTCCGGATGCACCTGACTTGCTGGCGCGCAAGATCGAAGCGATCAAAAGCATGGCGTCCAACCATGGGCTGGACGTGTTCATCAACGCCCGTACCGATGTGTACCTGGCGAATCTGGTGGCCGATGACCAGAAGGTCGAGGAAACCCTTAAACGCGGCCAGTTGTATGAAAAAGCCGGCGCCGACGGGCTGTTCGTTGCGGCGGTGGTGGATGTCGATGCGATCAAGCGCATCGTTCAGGGCGTCAACCTGCCGATCAACGTGTTGGCCCGACCAGGGCTGCCGGATGCGGAAGGCTTGGCGAAGCTGGGTGTTCATCGTCTGAGTGCCGGTTCTAGCGTGGCGATCACCGTTTTGAGCCTGGCCGAGCAACTGGGGCGTGATTTCCTCGGGGAAGGGCGCTCGGAGCCGGTGACCCACAGCACCCTCAATTACCCTCAGATTCAGGCGTGGTTCGAGTAA
- the lexA gene encoding transcriptional repressor LexA, with protein sequence MYSMTNLSPRRAAILTFIRDRIADNGQPPSLAEISEAFGFASRSVARKHIVALTEAGFIEVTANQARGIRLIDATPRTQMLEIPVLGRVAAGAPIGPDLDNLDTFTLDSRTFLRVPDYLLRVKGDSMIEDGIFDGDLVGILQSADARDGQIVVARLDGEVTIKRLERGDDTLRLLPRNPAYAPIVVRPDQDFAIEGVFCGLVRRE encoded by the coding sequence ATGTACTCCATGACGAACTTATCTCCCCGACGCGCTGCCATCCTGACGTTCATCCGTGATCGCATCGCCGACAATGGCCAGCCGCCGAGCCTGGCAGAAATCTCTGAAGCCTTTGGCTTCGCGTCTCGCAGCGTTGCGCGCAAGCACATTGTGGCGCTGACTGAGGCGGGCTTCATCGAAGTCACCGCCAACCAGGCCCGTGGCATTCGCCTGATCGACGCCACACCCCGCACTCAAATGCTGGAAATTCCGGTGCTGGGCCGCGTTGCAGCAGGTGCGCCCATCGGCCCCGATCTCGATAACCTCGACACCTTTACCCTCGACAGCCGCACCTTCCTGCGTGTGCCGGATTACCTGCTGCGGGTAAAAGGCGATTCGATGATCGAAGACGGGATTTTCGACGGCGATCTGGTGGGCATTCTGCAAAGCGCCGATGCCCGGGACGGACAGATCGTCGTGGCCCGGCTCGATGGCGAAGTGACGATCAAACGGCTGGAGCGGGGTGATGACACATTGCGTCTGTTGCCCCGCAACCCGGCCTATGCGCCGATTGTCGTGCGTCCTGATCAGGACTTCGCCATCGAAGGGGTGTTCTGCGGCCTGGTGCGCCGGGAATGA
- the imuA gene encoding translesion DNA synthesis-associated protein ImuA: protein MGAVVSLDALLDEHRVWKGRAQAQPVAAQPTGHPLLDAALPIGGWPPAALTEILIPANGSGELRLLWPTLARLANAGERIVLVAPPFVPYPQAWQSAGVDLRQLSIIQASDTDALWAVEQCLRSGSCGAVLAWPGKVDDRALRRLQVAAETGETLAFACRGQQAAANPSPAALRIAIDVRPRQLRVLKCRGGLAPSSPIPFTTDA, encoded by the coding sequence ATGGGTGCGGTGGTCAGCCTTGACGCGCTGCTGGACGAGCATCGGGTCTGGAAAGGGCGGGCGCAGGCCCAGCCAGTCGCGGCGCAACCCACGGGCCACCCGTTGCTCGACGCTGCGTTGCCCATTGGTGGCTGGCCCCCGGCGGCACTCACTGAAATCCTGATTCCCGCCAATGGCAGCGGTGAGTTGCGCCTGCTGTGGCCGACCTTGGCGCGCCTGGCCAACGCGGGCGAACGTATCGTCCTGGTGGCGCCGCCGTTCGTGCCATACCCCCAGGCCTGGCAATCGGCGGGGGTCGATCTGCGTCAGCTGTCGATCATTCAAGCCAGCGACACCGATGCCTTGTGGGCGGTGGAACAATGCCTGCGCTCCGGCAGTTGCGGGGCAGTGCTGGCGTGGCCGGGCAAGGTCGATGACCGCGCCTTGCGTCGTTTACAGGTCGCGGCGGAAACCGGCGAAACCCTTGCGTTCGCCTGCCGTGGTCAGCAAGCCGCCGCCAACCCTTCGCCTGCGGCCCTGCGCATCGCCATCGATGTCCGACCCCGCCAGTTGCGGGTGTTGAAGTGCCGAGGCGGGTTGGCCCCGTCATCCCCCATCCCGTTCACCACTGACGCTTGA
- a CDS encoding DNA polymerase Y family protein, with product MLWACVLLPQLALDGVMRRRADPEKPLALISGPAQRRVLQTVNAAARELGLRPGQTLTAAHAMTRGFDTVEYDPKQTEHWHRLLAAWAYRFSSQVSLKYPRVLLMEVESSFGLFGPWPVFEARLRQELTAMGFSHRIVVAPNPLAARMLANAHDGLAVTDNESLQDVLQRMPVNRLGLTQDVATALGRMGLHHLRQVLALPRDTLARRFPATVLQHLDTLTGRRPMALECYVPPDFFETRIELNFDVESHQALLFPLKRMIADLALFLGGRDSGVQRFVIHLEHVPSVGSTAPDTLIPVGLLSAEREANMLFELARGRLEQIVVPCPVRALKLSAKDLPAFVPSHRELFDDRPQQSMPWEQLRERLRARLGDDAVCGLSFHADHRPECAWQPASHTKPAVGFNPVPRPGWLLREPEALTDSGSRVLAGPERIESGWWDGGDVRRDYYLIETRTGLRGWAYRSVGDDSGLWLHGWFA from the coding sequence ATGCTCTGGGCCTGTGTCCTGCTGCCGCAACTGGCACTGGACGGCGTCATGCGTCGTCGCGCCGATCCTGAAAAGCCGCTGGCCCTGATCAGCGGTCCCGCTCAGCGCCGTGTGTTGCAGACGGTGAATGCCGCCGCCCGTGAACTGGGGTTGCGTCCCGGACAGACGTTGACCGCCGCCCACGCCATGACCCGTGGGTTCGACACGGTCGAATACGACCCGAAGCAGACCGAACACTGGCACCGTCTGCTTGCGGCCTGGGCCTACCGCTTCAGTTCCCAGGTCAGCCTGAAATATCCCCGCGTGTTGCTGATGGAAGTCGAGTCGAGCTTTGGACTGTTCGGCCCATGGCCGGTGTTCGAGGCGCGATTGCGCCAGGAGCTGACCGCCATGGGATTCAGTCATCGCATCGTTGTTGCACCGAACCCTTTGGCGGCGAGGATGTTGGCCAATGCCCACGACGGTCTGGCCGTCACCGACAATGAGTCGCTGCAAGACGTGCTGCAACGGATGCCGGTCAATCGCCTCGGGTTGACCCAGGACGTGGCCACCGCGTTAGGGCGCATGGGACTGCACCACTTGCGGCAGGTACTGGCCTTGCCTCGCGACACCCTGGCGCGGCGTTTTCCCGCAACGGTGTTGCAACACCTGGATACCCTGACCGGGCGTCGCCCGATGGCGTTGGAATGCTATGTGCCGCCGGACTTTTTCGAGACCCGCATCGAGCTGAACTTCGACGTCGAATCCCATCAGGCGCTGTTGTTTCCCCTCAAGCGGATGATTGCCGATCTGGCGCTGTTTCTCGGAGGTCGGGACAGCGGGGTGCAACGCTTCGTCATTCATCTGGAACATGTGCCGAGTGTCGGCAGCACCGCCCCGGACACGCTGATTCCAGTGGGCCTGCTCAGTGCCGAGCGTGAGGCGAACATGCTGTTCGAACTGGCCCGGGGGCGATTGGAGCAAATCGTCGTGCCGTGCCCGGTGCGGGCACTCAAGCTTTCGGCCAAAGACTTGCCGGCCTTTGTGCCTTCCCATCGCGAACTGTTCGATGATCGCCCTCAACAAAGCATGCCGTGGGAGCAGTTGCGCGAGCGGCTACGGGCGCGATTGGGCGATGACGCGGTCTGCGGCTTGAGCTTCCACGCCGATCATCGCCCCGAATGCGCATGGCAACCCGCCTCGCACACCAAGCCTGCCGTGGGCTTCAACCCGGTGCCTCGCCCCGGTTGGCTGTTGCGTGAGCCCGAAGCCCTGACAGACAGCGGCTCGCGGGTGTTGGCCGGGCCTGAACGGATCGAGTCGGGTTGGTGGGACGGCGGGGATGTGCGCCGTGATTATTACCTGATCGAAACCCGCACCGGCCTGCGTGGCTGGGCCTATCGCAGCGTGGGAGATGACAGCGGCCTGTGGCTGCACGGGTGGTTCGCATGA
- a CDS encoding error-prone DNA polymerase encodes MSCEYAELHCLSNFSFQRGASSALELFERAKLHGYEALAITDECTLAGAVRAWQAAKECGLPLIVGSEMTLEDGPKIVLLAENLAGYQALCRLITQGRRRSKKGEYRLLREDFQSPLNGLLALWVPDLEQENATLREQGQWLHDLFTDNLWLSVQLHCGPDDQQRLTALLSLAKQCGLPAVASGDVHMHARGRRALQDTMTAIRHHTTVAEAGHRLFPNGERHLRPRAMLADVFPAELLAETLVIARRCTFDFADLKYEYPRELVPRGHSATSWLRELTEQGARKRWPDGVPEIARTNIDHELEIIAEKKYESYFLTVHDIVSFARNQAILCQGRGSAANSTVCFALGITELNPAKGEGKMLFARFISKERDEPPDIDVDFEHERREEVLQYVFRRYGRGRAALTAVASTYHGAGAIRDVARVLGLPADQINALADCCGRWTDNLPPAERLRESGFEPDSPVLRRVLTLAGELIGFPRHLSQHPGGFVISEQPLETLVPVENAAMADRTIIQWDKDDLDLVGLLKVDILALGMLSALRRTFDLVELHRHKRWTIATIPEEDKPTYDMISRADTIGVFQIESRAQMSMLPRLRPETFYDLVIEVAIVRPGPIQGDMVHPYLRRRNGEEEVTYPDRLESVFKRTLGVPLFQEQVMEVAIIAADYSPGEADQLRRSMAAWKRHGGLDPHKERLATRMRANKYPEDFIHRIFEQIKGFGSYGFPESHAASFALLTYASCWLKCHEPAAFTCALINSWPMGFYSPDQLLQDARRHHIDVHPVDIRYSDWDCSLESVEGRDYSQDLAIRMGLRMIRGFREEDARRIEQARSVREFKDVTDLCVRADLDNRARAALADSGALRGLVGHRHRARWEMAGVEVQRPLFGDDCFGEEAQVALPLPSVAQDLMADYDTLGTTLGPHPLSLLRHKLAAKRFRNSKDLLDEEHGRQFSVAGLVVGRQRPGTASGVTFVTLEDEHGMINVVVWRDLAERQRKVLVGAQLMQVFGKFEYQKGVRHVIAQRLFDLTPLLTGLDVRSRDFK; translated from the coding sequence ATGAGCTGCGAATACGCCGAACTGCATTGCCTGTCCAACTTCAGTTTTCAGCGCGGGGCCTCTAGTGCTCTGGAGTTGTTCGAGCGGGCGAAGCTGCATGGCTACGAGGCCTTGGCCATCACCGACGAATGCACGCTGGCGGGAGCGGTGCGTGCGTGGCAGGCGGCAAAGGAATGCGGCCTGCCATTGATCGTCGGCAGTGAAATGACCCTTGAAGACGGGCCGAAAATCGTCTTGCTGGCCGAAAATCTTGCGGGGTATCAGGCGCTGTGCAGGCTGATCACCCAAGGACGCAGGCGCAGCAAAAAGGGCGAGTATCGCTTGCTGCGGGAGGACTTTCAGTCCCCGCTCAACGGGTTGCTCGCCCTGTGGGTGCCGGACCTTGAACAAGAAAACGCGACGTTACGTGAGCAAGGTCAATGGCTCCACGATCTGTTCACCGACAACCTCTGGTTGAGTGTGCAGTTGCATTGCGGGCCGGACGATCAGCAGCGGCTGACGGCACTGTTGTCGTTAGCAAAACAGTGCGGTCTGCCTGCCGTCGCGAGCGGCGATGTGCACATGCACGCCCGAGGTCGTCGTGCGTTGCAGGACACCATGACTGCCATCCGTCATCACACGACCGTGGCCGAGGCGGGGCACAGGCTGTTTCCCAATGGGGAGCGACATTTACGGCCACGGGCGATGTTGGCGGATGTCTTTCCTGCGGAGTTACTGGCCGAAACGCTGGTCATCGCGCGGCGTTGTACCTTCGATTTTGCTGACCTGAAGTACGAATACCCCCGCGAGTTGGTGCCAAGGGGGCATTCGGCGACCAGTTGGTTGCGTGAGCTTACCGAACAGGGGGCGCGCAAGCGTTGGCCGGACGGAGTTCCAGAAATAGCTCGTACGAACATTGATCATGAGCTGGAGATCATTGCCGAGAAGAAGTACGAGAGCTATTTCCTCACTGTTCACGACATCGTCAGCTTTGCCCGTAATCAAGCCATTCTTTGCCAGGGACGAGGTTCGGCAGCTAACTCCACGGTATGTTTCGCGCTGGGCATCACCGAACTGAATCCTGCAAAAGGTGAGGGCAAGATGCTGTTTGCCCGGTTCATTTCCAAAGAGCGGGATGAGCCACCCGATATCGACGTCGATTTCGAGCATGAACGCCGTGAAGAGGTCCTCCAATATGTCTTCCGCCGGTATGGCCGAGGCAGGGCGGCGCTGACGGCTGTGGCCAGCACCTACCACGGAGCCGGCGCCATTCGTGACGTGGCGCGCGTGCTGGGTCTGCCGGCCGATCAGATCAACGCACTGGCTGATTGCTGCGGACGCTGGACCGACAACCTGCCTCCTGCCGAGCGTTTGCGTGAATCAGGCTTCGAGCCGGACAGCCCAGTGCTGCGCCGGGTTCTGACGCTGGCGGGCGAACTGATCGGCTTTCCCCGGCACCTGTCTCAGCACCCTGGTGGTTTCGTCATATCTGAGCAGCCGCTGGAAACGTTGGTGCCGGTAGAAAACGCAGCAATGGCCGATCGCACGATCATTCAGTGGGATAAAGATGATCTAGATCTGGTCGGGTTGCTCAAAGTCGACATTCTCGCACTAGGGATGCTCAGTGCCCTGCGCCGCACGTTCGATCTGGTTGAGCTGCATCGCCATAAGCGCTGGACCATCGCGACCATTCCTGAAGAGGACAAGCCGACCTACGACATGATCAGTCGCGCCGACACCATTGGCGTGTTCCAGATCGAGTCCCGGGCGCAGATGTCGATGCTGCCGAGGCTCAGGCCGGAGACGTTTTACGATCTGGTGATTGAGGTCGCCATCGTCAGGCCCGGCCCGATCCAGGGCGATATGGTGCATCCGTATCTGCGGCGCAGAAATGGCGAGGAGGAGGTGACCTACCCGGACCGTCTGGAAAGCGTATTCAAAAGAACGCTCGGTGTTCCGCTTTTTCAGGAGCAGGTCATGGAGGTGGCGATCATTGCCGCCGATTATTCGCCGGGCGAGGCTGATCAGTTGCGCCGGTCCATGGCGGCGTGGAAGCGCCACGGTGGCCTGGATCCGCACAAGGAGCGGCTGGCGACCCGAATGAGGGCCAATAAGTACCCCGAAGACTTCATTCACCGCATCTTCGAACAAATCAAAGGCTTCGGCAGCTACGGCTTTCCCGAGTCCCATGCCGCCAGTTTCGCCTTGTTGACCTACGCCAGTTGCTGGCTCAAATGCCACGAGCCCGCTGCCTTCACCTGCGCCCTGATCAACAGCTGGCCGATGGGTTTTTACAGCCCTGACCAACTGCTACAGGACGCCCGTCGCCACCACATCGACGTGCACCCGGTGGACATTCGCTACAGCGACTGGGATTGCTCGCTGGAATCGGTGGAAGGCCGAGACTACTCCCAGGACCTGGCGATCCGCATGGGCTTGCGGATGATTCGCGGCTTCCGCGAGGAAGACGCCCGGCGCATCGAGCAAGCGCGCTCGGTGCGCGAGTTCAAGGACGTCACAGACCTCTGCGTGCGTGCCGATCTGGACAACCGCGCGCGGGCGGCGCTGGCGGATTCCGGAGCCTTGCGCGGTCTGGTAGGGCATCGTCATCGCGCACGTTGGGAGATGGCGGGGGTTGAGGTGCAACGTCCGTTGTTTGGTGATGACTGTTTTGGCGAAGAGGCTCAAGTCGCACTGCCCTTGCCGAGCGTGGCCCAGGACCTCATGGCCGATTACGACACCCTCGGCACGACGCTGGGGCCGCACCCGCTGTCGCTGCTGCGCCACAAACTGGCCGCCAAACGGTTTCGCAACTCGAAGGACTTGCTCGATGAAGAGCACGGACGGCAATTCAGTGTCGCCGGGTTAGTGGTCGGTCGACAGCGACCGGGCACGGCCAGCGGCGTGACCTTTGTCACGCTGGAAGACGAACACGGCATGATCAACGTGGTGGTCTGGCGCGATCTGGCTGAACGTCAGCGCAAGGTGTTGGTGGGTGCTCAGTTGATGCAGGTGTTCGGCAAGTTCGAGTATCAGAAGGGCGTCCGTCACGTCATTGCCCAACGGCTGTTCGACCTGACCCCGCTGCTGACCGGGCTGGACGTGCGCAGTCGCGATTTCAAGTGA